The following coding sequences are from one Pongo abelii isolate AG06213 chromosome 3, NHGRI_mPonAbe1-v2.0_pri, whole genome shotgun sequence window:
- the DCAF16 gene encoding DDB1- and CUL4-associated factor 16: MGPRNPSPDHLSESESEEEENISYLNESSGEEWDSSEEEDSMVPNLSPLESLAWQVKCLLKYSTTWKPLNPNSWLYHAKLLDPSTPVHILREIGLRLSHCSHCVPKLEPIPEWPPLASCGVPPFQKPLTSPSRLSRDHATLNGALQFATKQLSRTLSRATPIPEYLKQIPNSCVSGCCCGWLTKTVKETTRTEPINTTYSYTDFQKAVNKLLTASL, from the coding sequence ATGGGTCCTAGAAATCCCTCTCCTGACCACTTGTCAGAATCAGAaagtgaggaagaagaaaatattagctaCCTAAATGAGAGTTCTGGGGAAGAGTGGGATTCCTCTGAAGAAGAGGACTCTATGGTGCCCAACTTATCGCCTCTTGAGAGTCTTGCCTGGCAGGTTAAGtgccttttaaaatattccaCAACTTGGAAACCTTTAAATCCTAATTCCTGGTTGTATCATGCTAAACTCTTGGATCCAAGCACACCAGTCCATATACTTCGAGAGATAGGTCTAAGACTCTCCCATTGTTCCCATTGTGTCCCCAAACTGGAACCAATTCCTGAATGGCCCCCTCTGGCCTCTTGTGGAGTCCCACCTTTTCAAAAGCCTCTTACAAGTCCCAGCCGGCTCTctagagatcatgccactctaaATGGAGCACTGCAATTTGCCACCAAACAGCTAAGCCGAACATTGAGTAGAGCCACTCCCATACCTGAATACCTAAAACAGATCCCTAATTCATGTGTTTCTGGGTGTTGCTGTGGCTGGCTGACTAAAACAGTTAAGGAAACAACTCGTACTGAACCCATCAACACTACTTATTCTTACACTGACTTCCAAAAGGCAGTTAACAAACTCCTAACTGCATCACTGTAA